The genomic segment GCGGAGAACGAGACCGCACCCTGACCGGCCGCCTCGTCCGCGATGCTGCGGGACAGGAGGCGGGCGGCGAGCCGGGAGTAGGCCGGGTCCTCGGAGATCAGACCGGCGGCGGCCTCGGTGGCCAGACCGCGCAGCTCCGCCGCGTCCGACCGGGCGCTGCGGCCCCGCAGCGCGGCGGCGGCGACGCGGCCGGGGTCGGTGTCCGGAAGGTCGGCGGTGAGGTCGGTCAGGAGCCGCAGCAGTACGGTTCCGGGCCCGTCGCCCTCAGGTCCGTCGGTCTGGATCTCCGCGACTGAAGCCGGATCGGCTGGCGCGATGGTCACGTGGTGCTCTCCCTCGCTCGGCTCGGGGCCGCGGTGGGGAGGCGGGGGCCGGCAGGGGGGTGCCCGGGACGGGCAGCACTCCGTACGGCGTCCACCGGCCCTCCGCGAGGCCCGGACGTATCGGCAATCCGGTTCGGTCGAGCCGGATGCGCTGACGGCAGGTCCTCGGACTTCACGGGTGCGCGAAAGCACACCGATCACACCGTTGCGGGACAGTTCCGGATTCGCACCGGATTCCCCTACGACGACAGCGAGCACGAGCATACATGTGGGGGCCGCTCCATGAAGCGGCCCCCACATGTTGTGTCGCGGTCACTCGAACGCCGGGCAAGGAGGGAGGCGGCGGGAGGACGGGAACGGGCTCCCGCCACGCCTTCGCGGGCCGCTGGGGCCCGTGCGGCGGGTCCGGTGGCCCGGCGGGGTCAGTGACCGCCGGGGGCGCCCGCGGTGGCCGGAGGAAGGACCTCCTGGACGCCGGGGTCACCCGCGTCCGCGGTGTAGTCGGCGGCGGACGTCTCGTCGGTGCCGGCCGGTGCCTTGACCGCGTTCAGGACGAGGGTCAGGACCAGCGTCACCACGACGTTCAGCACGAAGGCCGTCAGCCCGATGTAACCGATCTCACCCAGCCCGGGAATCTCCTTCGACGATCCGCCGAAGTGCTTCTGGGTCGGGCTCGCGACACCGTACGCGGCGAGTGTGCCGTACGCCATGCCGACCGCCCAGCCCGCGAGCAGCGCCCAGCGGTGGAACCAGCGGGTGAACAGGCCGCCGACCAGGGCGGGCATCGTCTGGAGTATCCAGATCCCGCCCAGCAGCTGGAAGTTGATCGCCACCGTCTTGTCCATGCCCAGGACGAAGACCAGCGCGCCCACCTTCACCAGCAGCGATACGAGCTTGGAGACCCGGGTCTCCTGCTCCGGGGTCGCGTCCGGTTTCAGGAAGTCCTTGTAGATGTTGCGGGTGAAGAGGTTCGCCGCGGCGATCGACATGATCGCGGCGGGCACCAGGGCGCCGATGCCGATCGCGGCGAAGGCCACGCCCGCGAACCAGTCGGGGAACATGTTCTCGAAGAGCTGGGGGATCGCCAGCTGTCCGTTGTCCACCTTGATCCCCGCGGCGATCGCCATGAAGCCGAGCAGCGCGAGCAGCCCCAGCATCAGCGAGTACAGCGGCAGGATCGTGGTGTTGCGGCGGATCACGTCACGGCTGCGGCTGGAGAGCGTCGCGGTGATCGAGTGCGGATACATGAACAGCGCGAGCGCGGAGCCCAGGGCCAGGGTGGCGTACCCCCACTGCCCGGCCTCGCCGGGGACGAGCGCCCCGCGCGGGGCGCCGGTCGCCGGATTCTTCCGCGCGAACGCCTCGCCCGCCTTGGCGAAGATGTCGTCGAAGCCGCCGAGCCTGATCGGGATGTAGATGATCGCCACCAGGATGACGATGTAGATCAGTCCGTCCTTGACGAACGCGATCAGCGCGGGTGCGCGCAGCCCCGAGGAGTAGGTGTACGCGGCGAGCACCGCGAACGCGATCAGCAGCGGCAGGTCCTTGACGAACCAGTGGGTGTTCTCGCCGCCGCCGACGCCCATGACGTCGAGCACCGCCTGGATGCCGACCAGTTGCAGCGCGATGTACGGCATCGTGGCGAGGATGCCGGTGACGGCGACGGCCAGTGAGAGCCCCTTGGAGCCGAAGCGTCCGCGGACGAAGTCCGACGTGGTGACGTACCCGTGCTTGTGCGACACCGACCAGAGCCGGGGCAGGAAGGTGAAGATCAGCGGGTACACCAGGATGGTGTACGGG from the Streptomyces sp. AM 4-1-1 genome contains:
- a CDS encoding sodium:solute symporter family protein — its product is MKDGVNGVALGVFVFFFLAVTVVGFMAARWRRAENGASLDEWGLGGRSFGTWVTWFLLGGDLYTAYTFVAVPAAIYAAGAAGFFAVPYTILVYPLIFTFLPRLWSVSHKHGYVTTSDFVRGRFGSKGLSLAVAVTGILATMPYIALQLVGIQAVLDVMGVGGGENTHWFVKDLPLLIAFAVLAAYTYSSGLRAPALIAFVKDGLIYIVILVAIIYIPIRLGGFDDIFAKAGEAFARKNPATGAPRGALVPGEAGQWGYATLALGSALALFMYPHSITATLSSRSRDVIRRNTTILPLYSLMLGLLALLGFMAIAAGIKVDNGQLAIPQLFENMFPDWFAGVAFAAIGIGALVPAAIMSIAAANLFTRNIYKDFLKPDATPEQETRVSKLVSLLVKVGALVFVLGMDKTVAINFQLLGGIWILQTMPALVGGLFTRWFHRWALLAGWAVGMAYGTLAAYGVASPTQKHFGGSSKEIPGLGEIGYIGLTAFVLNVVVTLVLTLVLNAVKAPAGTDETSAADYTADAGDPGVQEVLPPATAGAPGGH